One stretch of Prunus persica cultivar Lovell chromosome G1, Prunus_persica_NCBIv2, whole genome shotgun sequence DNA includes these proteins:
- the LOC18788890 gene encoding uncharacterized protein LOC18788890 isoform X2, which translates to MGYSTESKWLTATITFALAALSASTAFSLYFWKRKSRDLDSKIGELEKSLKTSLDNCAAERQGRIRAQQALRKALTQPKLDNVELNSYPMAPIGVIQSCFSTRNGTPRQPVLVPLSRACLIFNTARVPPASLEGLGEYSHCWVIYVFHQNTNLEKLWKDPTKSKFKAKVRVPTLNGERKGLFATRSPHRPSPIGLSVAKVEAVQGHMLLLSGVDLVDGTPVLDVKPYIPYCDSIQGARVPKWLAADSILAVASVSFSEVFTSTLADCWEMAIMHIWVGRCPLPFFTPCTVVKGK; encoded by the exons ATGGGCTACAGCACAGAATCAAAATGGTTAACAGCCACCATAACCTTTGCGCTCGCAGCTCTCTCCGCCTCCACTGCCTTTTCTT TGtatttttggaaaagaaaatcgaGGGATTTGGATTCCAAGATTGGAGAGCTCGAGAAATCTCTCAAGACCTCCTTAGACAATTGTGCTGCTGAAAGGCAAGGCCGAATTCGGGCTCAGCAG GCTTTGAGGAAAGCACTAACGCAACCAAAGTTGGATAATGTGGAGCTGAATTCTTACCCCATGGCACCTATTGGTGTCATACAGTCATGCTTCTCTACCAG GAATGGGACTCCCAGGCAACCTGTACTTGTGCCTCTCTCGAGGGCCTGTTTGATCTTTAATACAGCTCGTGTTCCTCCAGCATCACTTGAGGGTCTTGGAGAATATTCTCACTGCTGGGTTATATATGTTTTCCATCAAAATACAAATCTAGAGAAGCTTTGGAAAGATCCAACTAAGTCAAAGTTCAAGGCCAAG GTAAGAGTGCCAACACTAAACGGTGAAAGGAAGGGACTCTTTGCAACAAGATCTCCACACAGGCCATCCCCCATTGGACTCAGTGTTGCCAAG GTGGAGGCTGTACAAGGGCATATGCTTCTACTCTCTGGTGTGGATTTGGTTGATGGGACA CCTGTACTCGATGTCAAACCTTATATTCCCTACTGCGACAGCATCCAAGGAGCAAGAGTGCCAAAGTGGTTAGCG GCGGACAGTATATTAGCAGTAGCTTCTGTTAGTTTCTCTGAGGTGTTCACTTCCACACTTGCTGATTGCTGGGAAATGGCA ATCATGCATATCTGGGTCGGTAGATGTCCGCTTCCTTTTTTCACTCCCTGCACGGTTGTGAAAG GGAAATAA
- the LOC18788779 gene encoding preprotein translocase subunit SCY1, chloroplastic translates to MLITVRGALSSSPLCFSNPHSHSFSYLTSKASPRLKRSVCKASFSVQRKPNTNSTTSWKLGVLSNRTEAPVFDPLGINSDCNSGLNATWESFLGLLSQKLGSASSSKKEKPTSARGLAAAIEDSSIDFGDFFRGPLPGKFLMLLAYLALSRLGIYIPLGGVNREAFVGNLDQNSLLSTLDSFSGGGIGRLGICSLGIVPFINAQIVFQLLAQIYPKLQDLQKREGEAGRKKILRYTQYASVGFAIVQAIGQVFYLRPYVNDFSTEWVLSSVTLLTLGSVLTTYIGERISDLKLGNGTSLLIFTSIISYFPASVGRTVAQAFQDGNYVGLAAITVSFFLLVLGIVYVQEAERKIPLNYASRYNSSRSGGLQRSAYLPFKVNSSGVMPIIFSTSSLALPGTLARFTGLAALKNTAVALNPGGSLYLPTNILLIAFFNYYYTFLQLDPDDVSEQLKRQGASIPLVRPGKSTAAFLKTVLSRISVLGSAFLAILAAGPSVIEQVTHLTAFRGFAGTSVLILVGCATDTARKVQAEIISQKYKNIEFYNIDKFGP, encoded by the exons ATGTTGATAACGGTCAGAGGagccctttcttcttctccgcTTTGCTTCAGCAACCCCCATAGCCACAGCTTCTCTTATCTTACTTCCAAAGCCTCTCCAAGACTGAAAAGATCAGTGTGCAAAGCCAGCTTCTCTGTtcagagaaaacccaacaCGAACAGCACTACATCTTGGAAGCTTGGCGTTCTCTCCAACCG CACTGAAGCCCCAGTTTTTGATCCTTTGGGCATCAATTCAGATTGCAATTCTGGTCTAAATGCTACCTGGGAAAGTTTCCTAGGCCTATTATCACAAAAGTTAGGGAGTGCCTCAAGTTCAAAGAAGGAGAAACCTACTTCAGCTAGAGGATTGGCAG CTGCAATAGAGGATAGTTCCATTGATTTTGGAGACTTCTTCAGAGGCCCATTACCAGGAAAGTTTCTCATGCTGTTGGCATATCTGGCCTTATCTCGACTTGGAATATATATACCTCTTGGTGGGGTAAATCGTGAGGCTTTTGTTGGAAATTTGGACCAGAACAGTTTATTGAGCACCTTGGATTCATTTTCTGGAGGAGGTATTGGCAGACTGGGGATATGTTCACTGGGTATTGTTCCGTTCATCAATGCTCAGATTGTCTTCCAGCTTCTTGCACAAATTTATCCCAAGTTACAGGATCTTCAGAAAAGAGAAGGTGAAgcaggaagaaagaaaattctgcGGTATACTCAATATGCTTCAGTTGGTTTTGCCATTGTCCAG GCAATTGGCCAAGTATTCTACCTTCGCCCATATGTCAATGACTTCAGTACAGAGTGGGTTCTCTCTTCTGTTACCTTATTGACACTTGGCTCAGTATTGACGACGTACATTGGAGAACGGATCTCAGACCTAAAACTTGGAAATGGCACATCTCTTTTGATATTCACAAGTATTATATCATACTTTCCAGCATCTGTTGGTAGAACTGTAGCGCAGGCATTTCAGGATGGTAACTATGTTGGACTTGCTGCCATAACTGTCTCCTTCTTTCTGTTGGTCCTTGGAATTGTATATGTTCAG GAAGCAGAGAGGAAAATTCCACTTAACTATGCCTCAAGATACAACAGCAGCAGAAGTGGAGGGCTTCAAAGATCTGCTTACCTACCCTTTAAG GTGAATAGTTCTGGAGTTATGCCAATAATATTTTCTACGTCATCATTAGCTCTTCCTGGTACTCTAGCACGCTTCACTGGTTTAGCTGCATTGAAGAATACTGCAGTGGCTTTAAACCCAGGGG GTTCTCTCTATCTCCCCACCAACATCCTCTTAATAGCCTTCTTCAACTACTACTACACTTTCCTACAGTTGGATCCTGATGATGTGAGTGAACAGTTGAAGCGCCAAGGTGCATCAATTCCACTCGTACGACCGGGTAAAAGTACAGCTGCATTTCTGAAGACg GTTCTAAGTCGAATATCAGTTCTTGGTTCAGCCTTTCTGGCAATCCTAGCTGCTGGTCCTTCTGTGATTGAACAAGTCACACACCTGACTGCATTTCGGGGATTCGCAGGCACATCTGTTCTCATTCTTGTTGGTTGCGCAACTGACACTGCGAGAAAAGTTCAAGCAGAGATAATATCCCAAAAGTACAAGAACATAGAGTTCTATAACATCGATAAGTTTGGCCCATAA
- the LOC18788890 gene encoding uncharacterized protein LOC18788890 isoform X1, with amino-acid sequence MGYSTESKWLTATITFALAALSASTAFSLYFWKRKSRDLDSKIGELEKSLKTSLDNCAAERQGRIRAQQALRKALTQPKLDNVELNSYPMAPIGVIQSCFSTRNGTPRQPVLVPLSRACLIFNTARVPPASLEGLGEYSHCWVIYVFHQNTNLEKLWKDPTKSKFKAKVRVPTLNGERKGLFATRSPHRPSPIGLSVAKVEAVQGHMLLLSGVDLVDGTPVLDVKPYIPYCDSIQGARVPKWLAADSILAVASVSFSEVFTSTLADCWEMAGNNSLYASPDEFKNLIKQVLSWDIRSLAQRNRPHDSFINSENGKQLNDSSDNDHDEEASSPGNEQPPSSSGDIMYHLTLEGLEVSYRLNSDFSVVVEKVKEVSNITHSRQKRCNYSMWRV; translated from the exons ATGGGCTACAGCACAGAATCAAAATGGTTAACAGCCACCATAACCTTTGCGCTCGCAGCTCTCTCCGCCTCCACTGCCTTTTCTT TGtatttttggaaaagaaaatcgaGGGATTTGGATTCCAAGATTGGAGAGCTCGAGAAATCTCTCAAGACCTCCTTAGACAATTGTGCTGCTGAAAGGCAAGGCCGAATTCGGGCTCAGCAG GCTTTGAGGAAAGCACTAACGCAACCAAAGTTGGATAATGTGGAGCTGAATTCTTACCCCATGGCACCTATTGGTGTCATACAGTCATGCTTCTCTACCAG GAATGGGACTCCCAGGCAACCTGTACTTGTGCCTCTCTCGAGGGCCTGTTTGATCTTTAATACAGCTCGTGTTCCTCCAGCATCACTTGAGGGTCTTGGAGAATATTCTCACTGCTGGGTTATATATGTTTTCCATCAAAATACAAATCTAGAGAAGCTTTGGAAAGATCCAACTAAGTCAAAGTTCAAGGCCAAG GTAAGAGTGCCAACACTAAACGGTGAAAGGAAGGGACTCTTTGCAACAAGATCTCCACACAGGCCATCCCCCATTGGACTCAGTGTTGCCAAG GTGGAGGCTGTACAAGGGCATATGCTTCTACTCTCTGGTGTGGATTTGGTTGATGGGACA CCTGTACTCGATGTCAAACCTTATATTCCCTACTGCGACAGCATCCAAGGAGCAAGAGTGCCAAAGTGGTTAGCG GCGGACAGTATATTAGCAGTAGCTTCTGTTAGTTTCTCTGAGGTGTTCACTTCCACACTTGCTGATTGCTGGGAAATGGCA GGAAATAATTCACTCTATGCTTCACCAGACGAGTTCAAAAACTTGATAAAGCAGGTGCTTTCATGGGATATTAGATCATTGGCTCAACGAAATCGACCTCATGATTCCTTCATTAACTCAGAAAATGGTAAACAGTTGAATGATAGTTCAGACAATGACCACGATGAAGAAGCTTCGAGCCCTGGAAATGAGCAGCCCCCAAGTTCTTCTGGGGACATAATGTATCACCTAACCCTAGAAGGATTGGAAGTTTCGTACAGACTCAATTCTGACTTCAGTGTGGTTGTAGAGAAAGTAAAAGAAGTATCAAACATCACACACAGTCGTCAAAAGCGATGTAATTACTCTATGTGGAGGGTCTGA